A DNA window from Chitinibacter fontanus contains the following coding sequences:
- a CDS encoding methyl-accepting chemotaxis protein — protein MKSLSFHSRVTLVVIFLCSLLGIHFLVSWYLQGFQSWSLILLLAGIVTGHLYVLRSRTDMALLQQIERIAGDVAAGKVTERIVHIPSTDEFGRISWAINDMLDQLEACFREQQTTLQMASQGKFFRKAQPVGVHGEFRAALDRTNQSLLVLEKNAFKERRNGLLSQLGELNTRNLLANLEMTQGDMVGIASATDDLAGLSSQNVADAEDSRQQVVQLINTLMAMIQHIDETSAAVDGFGNLAAKVSSSVNMIADLSDQTNLLALNAAIEAARAGEQGRGFAVVADEVRKLAERSKTASSEIGSVMGELQEKATSISQVSSTMRQMAHESGEHVTGIEQRFQSSEQRAKQALQRIAYVQDVCHTSQAKVEILYFKQNGYINIMGGDLARKAQQTLQLQANDSVFGHWYASVNSLRDYNQYSAFRELAAPQQLLYQAMHQVVELADSNWPDDPQLQHQIQAQFQSVENASQKLFLSLDQLVLQKHQH, from the coding sequence ATGAAGAGCTTGTCCTTTCACTCTAGGGTAACGCTAGTCGTTATTTTCTTGTGCAGCCTGCTGGGGATTCATTTTTTAGTGTCTTGGTACCTACAAGGCTTTCAAAGCTGGTCTTTAATACTGCTGCTGGCCGGCATCGTCACCGGGCATCTGTATGTTTTACGCTCGCGCACCGATATGGCACTGCTGCAGCAAATCGAGCGGATTGCCGGTGATGTTGCAGCAGGCAAAGTCACCGAGCGAATTGTACATATCCCCAGCACCGATGAATTTGGCCGGATCAGCTGGGCCATTAATGACATGCTCGATCAGCTGGAAGCCTGTTTTCGTGAGCAGCAAACCACGTTACAAATGGCCAGCCAAGGTAAATTTTTTCGCAAAGCTCAGCCAGTCGGCGTACACGGCGAGTTTCGTGCCGCACTGGATCGCACCAATCAATCACTTCTCGTGCTGGAAAAAAATGCGTTTAAAGAGCGGCGTAATGGTTTGCTATCGCAACTCGGTGAGCTCAATACCCGCAATTTATTAGCAAATCTGGAAATGACCCAAGGCGATATGGTCGGTATTGCCAGCGCCACCGATGATCTGGCGGGCTTATCGAGTCAAAATGTGGCCGATGCCGAAGATAGTCGCCAGCAAGTTGTGCAACTGATTAATACCTTAATGGCGATGATTCAGCATATTGATGAAACCAGCGCCGCGGTAGATGGCTTTGGCAACCTTGCCGCCAAAGTGAGCTCGTCAGTGAATATGATTGCCGATCTGTCCGACCAGACCAATTTGCTGGCACTCAACGCCGCTATTGAGGCGGCGAGGGCGGGTGAACAGGGGCGTGGCTTTGCAGTGGTCGCCGATGAAGTACGCAAATTGGCCGAACGCAGCAAAACCGCATCCAGTGAGATCGGGTCGGTAATGGGTGAATTACAGGAAAAAGCCACCAGCATCAGTCAGGTGAGCAGCACTATGCGGCAAATGGCCCACGAGTCTGGCGAGCATGTCACAGGGATTGAGCAGCGCTTCCAAAGCAGTGAACAGCGCGCCAAACAAGCCTTACAACGCATTGCTTACGTACAAGATGTCTGCCACACCTCACAAGCTAAAGTGGAAATTTTGTACTTCAAACAGAACGGCTATATCAACATCATGGGCGGGGACTTGGCTCGCAAAGCTCAGCAAACCTTGCAATTGCAGGCAAATGACAGCGTTTTTGGCCACTGGTATGCCAGTGTTAATAGCCTACGCGATTACAACCAGTACAGTGCCTTCCGTGAATTGGCGGCACCCCAGCAATTACTCTACCAAGCCATGCATCAGGTTGTTGAGCTGGCCGATAGCAATTGGCCAGACGATCCACAGTTACAACATCAAATTCAGGCGCAGTTTCAAAGTGTTGAAAATGCCAGTCAAAAATTATTTTTATCCCTGGATCAATTGGTACTGCAAAAGCATCAGCACTAA
- a CDS encoding PAS domain-containing protein, with protein sequence MKSRIIPTQHEKIMRENDFIVSKTDTKGRITYGNRIFIEYSGYSEHELLGAQHNIIRHPDMPRGVFKYLWDTIASGQEVFAYVKNMAKDGSYYWVFANVTPDYDSNGNIIGYLSVRRCPKRSAVDTCTGLYQQMLAAEQQAGPRDACAASLALLGSVLQQHGVSYEELVLSL encoded by the coding sequence ATGAAAAGCCGCATCATCCCGACGCAGCACGAGAAAATCATGCGCGAAAATGATTTTATCGTCTCCAAAACCGACACTAAAGGTCGGATCACCTATGGCAACCGGATTTTCATTGAATACTCCGGCTATTCCGAACATGAGTTACTCGGCGCCCAGCACAATATTATTCGCCACCCCGATATGCCACGCGGGGTATTCAAATACCTATGGGACACCATCGCCAGCGGGCAGGAAGTCTTTGCCTATGTCAAAAATATGGCCAAAGACGGTAGCTATTACTGGGTGTTTGCCAATGTAACACCCGATTACGATAGCAACGGCAACATCATTGGGTATCTTTCTGTACGCCGCTGCCCTAAACGTTCAGCAGTTGATACCTGTACGGGTTTATACCAGCAAATGCTCGCAGCAGAGCAGCAAGCCGGCCCACGCGATGCATGTGCTGCTTCGCTTGCGTTGCTAGGCTCGGTACTGCAACAACATGGAGTGAGTTATGAAGAGCTTGTCCTTTCACTCTAG
- a CDS encoding HD-GYP domain-containing protein: MYNHEVTSDVISTFRIRLFDMICALSTALDLLDPALGSHQKRTCLIAAQIARNMALDDNDYQDVFGAAIFHDIGAIGLHDRLAMLDFEEHDAHTHARLGGLLLSRFPGFNRYAPLVHCHHVQWNYGEGAQHEGKAVPLMSHLIYLADRIEVLAQGQDNILGAAPEIVEQICDASGRKFHPLFVEAFSKTAQQESFWLDIFSKNLDRILMDLAPFDNIDLDLEQMLQFAQFFALVIDSRSHFTATHSAGVAITAETIARNLGMSAQECTKMRMAGYLHDLGKLAVPNEYIERQGILEEKEMARVRSHSYLTLDILSMIKGLEDVTEWAACHHERLDGSGYPYHRTSTELSLGARIMAVADVYTALTEDRPYRSGMRPSEVLAMLDELKDQGKLDPIVVNTLKENLPSIEAARIRAQSQEGLDLIEFWQLATKSLQ; encoded by the coding sequence ATGTATAACCATGAAGTGACCAGCGATGTCATCTCAACCTTTCGCATCCGGCTATTCGATATGATCTGCGCGCTTTCTACGGCGCTGGACTTGCTAGACCCCGCCTTGGGATCGCACCAGAAACGCACCTGCCTAATTGCCGCACAAATTGCCCGTAATATGGCGCTGGATGACAATGATTACCAAGATGTTTTTGGCGCTGCGATTTTTCACGACATCGGTGCAATTGGTCTGCATGACCGCCTCGCCATGCTGGATTTTGAAGAGCACGATGCCCATACACATGCTCGACTTGGCGGCTTATTACTATCACGCTTTCCCGGCTTTAACCGCTACGCACCGCTCGTGCATTGCCACCATGTGCAATGGAATTATGGTGAGGGAGCGCAGCATGAAGGCAAAGCCGTACCGCTGATGAGCCATCTAATTTATCTGGCCGATCGCATCGAAGTATTGGCACAAGGCCAAGATAATATCCTTGGTGCAGCTCCCGAAATCGTCGAACAAATATGCGATGCAAGTGGGCGCAAATTTCACCCGTTGTTTGTTGAGGCATTTAGCAAAACAGCACAACAGGAAAGCTTCTGGCTCGACATATTTTCTAAGAATCTAGACCGGATTCTGATGGATTTGGCACCTTTCGATAACATTGATCTGGACTTGGAGCAAATGCTGCAATTTGCCCAGTTTTTCGCCCTCGTCATCGACTCTCGCAGCCATTTCACCGCTACCCATTCTGCTGGGGTGGCCATTACCGCCGAAACCATTGCCCGCAACTTAGGAATGAGCGCGCAAGAATGCACCAAAATGCGGATGGCCGGCTATCTACATGATCTGGGTAAACTCGCAGTACCCAACGAGTACATCGAACGACAAGGCATCTTGGAAGAAAAAGAAATGGCGCGGGTGCGCTCACACAGCTACCTGACGCTGGACATTCTAAGCATGATCAAAGGCTTGGAAGATGTCACCGAATGGGCCGCATGTCATCATGAACGGCTCGATGGCAGTGGCTATCCTTATCACCGTACTAGCACTGAATTATCGTTGGGCGCGCGCATTATGGCCGTAGCCGATGTTTATACCGCCCTAACCGAAGATCGCCCTTACCGCTCGGGCATGCGCCCTTCCGAAGTACTCGCCATGCTCGATGAACTCAAAGATCAGGGAAAACTAGATCCCATTGTGGTCAATACCCTGAAAGAAAATCTTCCCTCGATCGAAGCGGCTCGCATCCGCGCCCAGAGTCAGGAAGGACTGGATTTAATCGAATTTTGGCAGCTTGCCACCAAGTCGCTGCAATAA
- a CDS encoding methyl-accepting chemotaxis protein, with protein MKQIQIKQWLLILAATVLAGLTALGINSWLSQQQVSSQVNKAGHLAHQSNVLGQLRTKVVEVTLLAMDNIVDKDEGKVQPERVAEGQALITSIEAAIGQLDDPASQALIREKFARLKEAALIDLPKLIETKADEAAFAASDDKIDAAGAELSNLIGEMDSKIQSQFNQAQTEERGALDASTRNMLILFVLVGLAVCAALWWIARKIYQPLEMEPADLSQLVGQIGAGDLSQAIQFQNSGSLLAGVSQMQSQLKHVVRAIRQVSDQLGQSASGQDARVQNLLNRAETMNQAVAGIQHSIAQTNSGLQQMEQGTQQAIGLAREAGTHASDGITRVKTVAGSLQVLAGGINTAASAVQELGDKTESISSLVTSIREIADQTNLLALNAAIEAARAGEQGRGFAVVADEVRKLAERTTQATQDIVAAISTIRDQTAQVVAGMNQNVSLADQGLHETQVAEETMSLIVNSSQDVVHAVDDLLSVMAVQAEQTHAVTRYVDEIDHNARENLSTFSGAAEQAKKLSGQARDLEQAVTKFRL; from the coding sequence ATGAAACAGATTCAAATTAAACAGTGGCTGCTGATCCTTGCTGCAACCGTTTTAGCGGGTTTGACTGCGCTGGGCATCAATAGCTGGCTCAGCCAGCAGCAGGTGTCCAGCCAAGTGAATAAGGCCGGACATTTAGCTCATCAAAGTAATGTACTCGGGCAATTGCGGACTAAAGTCGTCGAAGTCACTTTGCTGGCAATGGACAATATTGTGGATAAAGATGAGGGCAAGGTACAGCCGGAGCGCGTGGCAGAAGGGCAGGCCTTAATTACCAGTATTGAGGCTGCGATTGGGCAACTGGATGATCCTGCTAGTCAGGCCCTGATTCGCGAAAAATTTGCCCGCTTAAAAGAGGCTGCGCTGATTGATCTGCCTAAGCTGATTGAAACCAAAGCCGATGAAGCGGCTTTTGCCGCCAGTGATGACAAGATTGATGCTGCGGGTGCCGAGCTTTCCAATCTGATCGGTGAGATGGATAGCAAGATACAGTCGCAATTTAATCAAGCACAAACTGAAGAACGCGGGGCTTTGGATGCGTCCACGCGCAATATGCTGATTTTATTTGTGCTGGTTGGCTTGGCTGTGTGTGCGGCTTTGTGGTGGATCGCACGCAAGATTTATCAACCGCTGGAAATGGAGCCTGCCGATTTAAGTCAGCTGGTCGGGCAGATCGGTGCAGGTGATTTAAGTCAGGCGATTCAGTTTCAAAATTCAGGCTCCTTGCTTGCTGGCGTGAGCCAGATGCAAAGCCAGCTTAAACATGTGGTGCGTGCGATTCGGCAAGTATCCGATCAACTTGGGCAATCCGCCAGCGGCCAGGATGCCCGGGTACAAAACCTGCTAAATCGTGCCGAAACGATGAATCAGGCGGTAGCAGGAATTCAGCACAGTATTGCGCAAACCAATTCCGGTCTGCAGCAGATGGAGCAGGGGACTCAGCAGGCAATTGGCTTGGCGCGTGAAGCGGGTACTCACGCTTCAGATGGGATTACGCGCGTCAAAACCGTAGCAGGTAGCTTGCAAGTGCTAGCTGGCGGGATTAACACTGCCGCATCTGCAGTACAGGAGTTGGGGGATAAAACGGAATCCATCTCCAGTCTGGTGACCAGTATTCGTGAAATTGCGGATCAAACGAATCTGTTAGCCCTCAATGCGGCCATTGAAGCCGCTAGGGCGGGCGAACAGGGGCGTGGCTTTGCGGTTGTCGCCGATGAGGTACGCAAACTGGCCGAGCGCACCACACAAGCCACTCAAGATATCGTGGCGGCCATTAGTACCATTCGCGATCAAACCGCACAGGTGGTGGCGGGTATGAATCAGAACGTGAGTCTGGCGGATCAGGGTTTACATGAAACGCAGGTCGCGGAAGAAACAATGAGCCTTATTGTGAATAGCAGCCAGGATGTCGTACATGCGGTGGATGATTTACTCAGTGTGATGGCAGTGCAGGCCGAACAAACCCACGCTGTGACACGTTATGTGGATGAAATTGATCACAATGCACGGGAAAACCTCAGTACTTTCAGTGGGGCAGCTGAGCAAGCGAAAAAGTTGAGTGGACAAGCTAGAGATTTAGAACAAGCTGTCACTAAGTTTAGGCTTTAA